A region of the Arenibacter antarcticus genome:
GTACTCTTTAAAGAGTTCCTTCAATTCCCGTTGGTTTATTTTAGGTTGTAACGGCATTTATTTCCAATTTTCCACGCCCTTAATTAGGGTTGGTCAATTGTGCTATTGGTTGATTTGTAGCTTCAATTATAGTTATTTAATTTCAATTGACAATAAAATTTATCAGATTCTTAAATAAAGTTAAATTTTGTCACCCTATTTTTATTTTTATTCAACTTATAATAAAGAGCCTCAAATGTCAAGTATGGAAAATTTAAAATTTGTCTTAAAAAACATCCTAGATTCTGGGACATTGGATAGTGATATACTTGAAGGTTTAACCGAAAGTGAAAGAGAAATTGTGGATACCATTTATCGCGAAAATTTGGTTTCAGAAGCTTTGGTGGTTTTGGAGGAATTAAATACAGATGAGGAATGGGATAAACTTATTAGAAAAATAACAGTTACTAAAAAGCTGATAGTTCCCTTTTGGACAACAATTTTAAAGTATGCAGCAATTTTTGTTGGATTAATAGCATTTAGTTATACAGTCTATCAACTGAGAAATTCTGAAATAGGAGTTCCCATTTCAGAAACTGCTATTAAATTAAAAATGGATGGTGAAAAAGTTAAGGTAATCCAAGAGGGGGGAGGACAAGAAATTATTTCCATTGCAGGCAAAGTGTTGGGTGTGCAAAAGGGAAATAAAATAAGTTATAAGGGAGATTCTGATATTAGTGAGCTGGTATACAATGAGTTGGAAATCCCTTTTGGGAAAGTGTTTGATGTTGAATTGTCTGATGGCACTTTGGTTCATCTCAACTCAGGAACGAAGATGAGATACCCCGTCAAATTTTTGAATACTGGAAAAAGAGAAGTTTTTATTGAGGGAGAGGCGTATTTCATAGTAGCGAAGGATATGGATCGGCCTTTTATCGTACATGCAGAGCGTGTGGAGATCGAGGTGCTTGGAACCATATTTAATATTTCTTCCTATAATGAAGATGAGGAAATTAATACGGTGCTGGTTGAAGGTTCCGTAAAAATGAGCAATACTTTCAATCCAAATGACAACGTAATGTTGAAACCTGGTGCAAAAGGTTCTTGGAATAAAGCGGGTTATAGTATAGCTGTAGAGGAAGTAGATGTTGAGAACTACACTAGTTGGATTACCGGAGAACTTATATTTCGTAATGCTTCATTTTCCGATATGACTAAAAAGTTAGAGCGAAAGTACAATGTGTCCATCCAAAATAACAACCTTCGACTAAGTGAAATTAAATTGAACGCCTGGTTTAGTACGGATATTGAGCGAATAGATGACGTATTGAAATCAATTAGTGAAATTTATCCTTTTAATTACAAAATAACCGACCGAAATATAGTGATCGACTAATATTAGCTTAATTAAAAAACCAACTGCCTATGTAATAAACCTGTTAATAATGGTGTATAAAAAATCGGGAAATGCTTGAGACCATTCCCCGATCTAAGAATTGTGAATTAAATAATGTTATCATTAATCATTTAATCATTACAAAATTATGAAAAAATATTTCATTGTGTGTTTGCCATATTGGCAAATTCCTAAAATGGACTTGAAAATGAAATTAACAACACTTTTACTTATAGTTTCGTTGTTTAAAATCCAGGCAAATTCCTACTCTCAGACAACTAAAATAAATTTAGATGCGGATAATCTTACTATCGCGCAGATCTTTGAGGAGATCGAAAATGTGTCTGAGTTTAGATTTTTATATGAGAGTAATCAAATTAATCTTAATAGAAAAGTAACCGTTCACCTTAAGAATAAAAAAATAACGGAAGTGCTTTATTTGCTTTTTTACGGCACGAATACGGACTATAAGGTTCTAAATAGACAAGTAATCCTTACCCAAAATAAAATAGAAAAACCGAGGATGGGTCCGCTGAATAAAGTGAAAAATGAAGGAATGGGTGTTCTTCAAAGAGAAATTTCGGGTTTAGTAGTGGATAGAAATGGAGATCCTTTGCCTGGGGCTAACATCCTAGAAAAGGGAACCACTAATGGAACACAATCCGATTTTGATGGTAATTTTTCCTTAAGAATCAGTAATGAAAATGTCTCTTTAATTGTTTCTTATGTTGGTTTTGCCACCAAGGAAGTTGCAGTTGGCCAACAGAATAGTCTAATTATTTCGCTTGACGAAAGTACGGCAGGATTAGATGAAGTGGTTATAACAGCGCTTGGAATATCAAGAGAAAAAAAATCATTAGGATATTCCATTTCAGAGGTTGATGGGGATGCTGTAAATTTAACACCCCAAGAGAATGTCCTTAATTCACTAGCGGGAAAAGTTACGGGAGTGAGTATATCTCAAATGGATGGTTTGGCCGGATCGTCGGTAAATATGATCATTAGGGGGGCTACATCGCTTAGTAGTGATAATCAACCTCTATTTGTAGTTGACGGTGTTCCAATTGTAAATAGTCTTAATAATTTTTATGAGGGAGCAGATATGGGAAATGCCATATCTGATTTGGATCCCAGTAATATTGCCAATGTTTCAGTTCTAAAAGGGCCAAGTGCTGCAGCTTTATACGGTTCAAGAGCTGGAAACGGAGTTGTATTGATCACCACACGTACAGGAGGAGGTTCAAAAAAAGGTATTGGAGTTAATATAAGTTCTGCCATAACCTTTGATCATCCTTATAAATATATAAATTACCAAACAAAATTTGGTCCAGGAAAGGCTGGAGTTCACATGTTCGAAGAGGATGATAATGAAAGTTGGGGTCCTAGATTGGACGCTGGTGAAGAATGGGTGCAATGGAATACCAATGGACAAAAGG
Encoded here:
- a CDS encoding FecR family protein — encoded protein: MENLKFVLKNILDSGTLDSDILEGLTESEREIVDTIYRENLVSEALVVLEELNTDEEWDKLIRKITVTKKLIVPFWTTILKYAAIFVGLIAFSYTVYQLRNSEIGVPISETAIKLKMDGEKVKVIQEGGGQEIISIAGKVLGVQKGNKISYKGDSDISELVYNELEIPFGKVFDVELSDGTLVHLNSGTKMRYPVKFLNTGKREVFIEGEAYFIVAKDMDRPFIVHAERVEIEVLGTIFNISSYNEDEEINTVLVEGSVKMSNTFNPNDNVMLKPGAKGSWNKAGYSIAVEEVDVENYTSWITGELIFRNASFSDMTKKLERKYNVSIQNNNLRLSEIKLNAWFSTDIERIDDVLKSISEIYPFNYKITDRNIVID